The Acanthochromis polyacanthus isolate Apoly-LR-REF ecotype Palm Island chromosome 5, KAUST_Apoly_ChrSc, whole genome shotgun sequence genome includes a window with the following:
- the sfmbt1 gene encoding scm-like with four MBT domains protein 1 isoform X1, translating to MSQETLESDGDSAQDVPDFNWDDYLEETGAVSVPHHSFKHVDQGLQTGLTPGMKLEVCVRSEADNPYWVANIITTCGQLLLLRYEGYQDDRRADFWCDIMTADLHTLGWSRQHGKSMRPPEGVREKHQDWEALLEKALAEECSVPANLLELPQRGRDPVELLCAGCHVELQDSVDPGLAWAAEVEENVGGRLKLRLVGTEGLPDTPATLWLFYLHPRLHPPGWAKEHSCTLRPPSDLLALRTEEEWEEVRQRISELPQDEALTAEFTKDQPAISAHCFKEGMKLEAVDPAAPISIRPATVTKVFSEQYFLVTMDDLCGIEESEGAGRSFLCHRDSLGIFPAQWSLKNGLPLSPPPGYQGPDFDWADYLKQCEAEAAPQHCFPTEQCDHSFKEAMKLEAVNPLSPEHIHVATVTRVKGQYIWLSLEGLKQPMPELIVHVDSLDIFPVSWCETNGYPLVYPIKPSVEKERKIAVVQPEKHRTPPKSSSPDTVRQQMANQSETGQGNGKYCCPKIYFNHRCFSGPYLNKGRIAELPQFIGPGNCVLVLKEVLTLLINSAYKPSRVLRELQLDQESRWQGHGETLKAKYKGKSYRATVEIVRTADRVADFCRKTCIKLECCPNLFGPRMVLERCSENCSVLTKTKYTYYYGKKKSKRVGRPPGGHSNLEGGVKRRGRRRKRRKQLFVHKKRRSSASVDNTPAGSPQGSGEEEDLDEDDSLSEDSGSELQDDLQDDSEQSVSKSQPTTPSPSPPATPRPTRRRRKPRSPSFSDDENRPPSPKTSKAEPPQKLCLDTSPLEWSVTDVVRFIRTTDCAPLARIFLDQEIDGQALLLLNLPTVQECMDLKLGPAIKLCHHIERVKLAFYQQFAT from the exons ATGAGCCAGGAGACGCTGGAGTCTG ATGGAGACTCTGCTCAGGATGTACCTGACTTTAACTGGGACGATTACTTGGAGGAGACCGGAGCTGTTTCTGTGCCCCACCACAGCTTCAAACAT GTGGACCAGGGCCTGCAGACGGGACTGACTCCTGGCATGAAGCTGGAGGTCTGTGTGCGCTCTGAGGCCGACAACCCGTACTGGGTGGCAAACATCATCACCACATGTGGTCAACTGCTGCTGCTACGCTACGAGGGATACCAGGACGACCGCCGTGCCGACTTCTGGTGTGACATCATGACAGCAGACCTTCACACTCTGGGCTGGAGCCGGCAGCACGGCAAGAGCATGAGGCCCCCTGAGG GTGTGCGTGAGAAGCATCAGGACTGGGAGGCTCTGCTGGAAAAGGCCTTGGCTGAGGAGTGCAGCGTGCCTGCCAACCTGCTGGAATTG CCCCAGCGTGGTCGAGACCCAGTGGAGCTTCTGTGTGCCGGCTGCCATGTGGAGCTCCAGGACAGCGTTGACCCGGGGCTGGCCTGGGCTGCTGAGGTGGAGGAGAACGTCGGAGGAAGGCTGAAGCTCCGCCTCGTAGGCACCGAGGGCCTCCCAGACACACCCGCAACCCTCTGGCTCTTTTATCTCCACCCACGCCTCCACCCACCCGGCTGGGCCAAAGAGCACAGCTGCACCCTCAGGCCTCCTTCAG acCTGTTGGCACTACGGACTGAGGAGGAGTGGGAGGAGGTGAGACAGAGGATCAGTGAACTGCCTCAGGATGAAGCTCTGACTGCAGAGTTCACAAAG gATCAGCCTGCCATTTCTGCTCATTGTTTCAAGGAAGGGATGAAACTGGAGGCTGTTGACCCTGCTGCTCCTATTTCCATCAGACCCGCCACTGTCACCAAG GTGTTCAGTGAGCAGTATTTCCTGGTGACCATGGACGACCTTTGTGGTATTGAGGAGTCAGAAGGTGCTGGTCGTTCTTTCCTGTGTCACAGAGACAGTCTAGGGATCTTCCCTGCTCAGTGGAGCCTGAAAAATGGGCTCCCCCTCAGCCCCCCACCAG GATACCAGGGTCCTGACTTTGACTGGGCAGATTACCTGAAACAGTGTGAGGCCGAGGCGGCTCCTCAGCATTGCTTCCCAACT GAGCAGTGTGACCACAGCTTTAAAGAGGCCATGAAACTTGAGGCCGTCAACCCGCTGTCACCTGAGCACATTCACGTGGCTACAGTCACCAGGGTCAAAGGGCAATACATTTGGCTCAGCCTGGAAG GTCTGAAACAGCCCATGCCAGAGCTGATAGTTCATGTGGACTCCCTCGACATCTTCCCCGTCAGCTGGTGTGAAACAAACGGCTATCCACTCGTCTACCCCATCAAGCCCTCAG ttgagaaagagaggaagattGCTGTGGTGCAGCCAGAGAAACA CAGAACTCCACCCAAGTCTTCATCACCCGACACTGTCAGGCAGCAGATGGCAAACCAGTCAGAGACAG GGCAGGGCAACGGGAAGTACTGCTGTCCCAAGATCTACTTCAACCATCGTTGTTTCTCAGGGCCTTATCTTAACAAGGGACGCATCGCTGAGCTGCCTCAGTTTATTGGCCCTGGAAACTGTGTCCTTGTACTCAAAGAG gttttaacTCTGCTGATAAACTCGGCATACAAGCCCAGTCGTGTGCTGAGGGAGCTGCAGCTGGACCAGGAGAGCCGCTGGCAAGGCCATGGAGAGACACTCAAAGCCAA GTACAAGGGGAAGAGTTACCGAGCCACTGTGGAAATTGTTCGAACTGCAGACCGTGTGGCAGACTTCTGTAGGAAAACCTGCATTAAGCTAGAGTGCTGCCCAAACCTGTTTGGACCTCGCATGGTTCTGGAGCGCTGCTCGGAGAACTGCTCTGTGCTCACCAAGACCAAATACA CATATTACTATGGAAAGAAGAAGAGTAAACGTGTCGGCCGTCCACCAGGAGGCCATTCCAATCTGGAGGGTGGAGTGAAGAGAAGAGggcggaggaggaagaggaggaagcagcTCTTTGTCCATAAGAAGAGACGCTCTTCAGCCTCTGTGGACAACACACCTGCTGGGTCTCCACAG GGcagtggagaagaagaagatttaGATGAAGATGACTCCTTGAGTGAAGATTCTGGCTCTGAGTTGCAAGACGACCTACAGGATGATTCTGAACAGTCGGTCAGTAAATCTCAGCCCACCACTCCGTCCCCTTCCCCACCGGCAACACCCAGGCCGACACGTAGGCGACGGAAACCGCGTTCACCCTCATTCTCTGACGATGAAAACCGCCCACCGTCACCAAAG acGTCAAAGGCTGAGCCTCCTCAGAAGTTGTGTTTGGACACCAGCCCCCTGGAGTGGAGCGTTACTGATGTGGTTCGCTTCATCAGGACCACTGACTGTGCACCTCTTGCAAGGATTTTCTTGGATCAG gagaTTGATGGACAGGCGCTACTGCTGCTGAACCTCCCAACAGTGCAGGAGTGCATGGACCTGAAGCTGGGACCGGCCATCAAGCTGTGCCACCACATCGAAAGGGTCAAGCTGGCATTTTATCAACAGTTTGCCACGTAG
- the sfmbt1 gene encoding scm-like with four MBT domains protein 1 isoform X3, whose product MSQETLESDGDSAQDVPDFNWDDYLEETGAVSVPHHSFKHVDQGLQTGLTPGMKLEVCVRSEADNPYWVANIITTCGQLLLLRYEGYQDDRRADFWCDIMTADLHTLGWSRQHGKSMRPPEGVREKHQDWEALLEKALAEECSVPANLLELPQRGRDPVELLCAGCHVELQDSVDPGLAWAAEVEENVGGRLKLRLVGTEGLPDTPATLWLFYLHPRLHPPGWAKEHSCTLRPPSDLLALRTEEEWEEVRQRISELPQDEALTAEFTKDQPAISAHCFKEGMKLEAVDPAAPISIRPATVTKVFSEQYFLVTMDDLCGIEESEGAGRSFLCHRDSLGIFPAQWSLKNGLPLSPPPGYQGPDFDWADYLKQCEAEAAPQHCFPTEQCDHSFKEAMKLEAVNPLSPEHIHVATVTRVKGQYIWLSLEGLKQPMPELIVHVDSLDIFPVSWCETNGYPLVYPIKPSVEKERKIAVVQPEKHRTPPKSSSPDTVRQQMANQSETGQGNGKYCCPKIYFNHRCFSGPYLNKGRIAELPQFIGPGNCVLVLKEVLTLLINSAYKPSRVLRELQLDQESRWQGHGETLKAKYKGKSYRATVEIVRTADRVADFCRKTCIKLECCPNLFGPRMVLERCSENCSVLTKTKYRGHSNLEGGVKRRGRRRKRRKQLFVHKKRRSSASVDNTPAGSPQGSGEEEDLDEDDSLSEDSGSELQDDLQDDSEQSVSKSQPTTPSPSPPATPRPTRRRRKPRSPSFSDDENRPPSPKTSKAEPPQKLCLDTSPLEWSVTDVVRFIRTTDCAPLARIFLDQEIDGQALLLLNLPTVQECMDLKLGPAIKLCHHIERVKLAFYQQFAT is encoded by the exons ATGAGCCAGGAGACGCTGGAGTCTG ATGGAGACTCTGCTCAGGATGTACCTGACTTTAACTGGGACGATTACTTGGAGGAGACCGGAGCTGTTTCTGTGCCCCACCACAGCTTCAAACAT GTGGACCAGGGCCTGCAGACGGGACTGACTCCTGGCATGAAGCTGGAGGTCTGTGTGCGCTCTGAGGCCGACAACCCGTACTGGGTGGCAAACATCATCACCACATGTGGTCAACTGCTGCTGCTACGCTACGAGGGATACCAGGACGACCGCCGTGCCGACTTCTGGTGTGACATCATGACAGCAGACCTTCACACTCTGGGCTGGAGCCGGCAGCACGGCAAGAGCATGAGGCCCCCTGAGG GTGTGCGTGAGAAGCATCAGGACTGGGAGGCTCTGCTGGAAAAGGCCTTGGCTGAGGAGTGCAGCGTGCCTGCCAACCTGCTGGAATTG CCCCAGCGTGGTCGAGACCCAGTGGAGCTTCTGTGTGCCGGCTGCCATGTGGAGCTCCAGGACAGCGTTGACCCGGGGCTGGCCTGGGCTGCTGAGGTGGAGGAGAACGTCGGAGGAAGGCTGAAGCTCCGCCTCGTAGGCACCGAGGGCCTCCCAGACACACCCGCAACCCTCTGGCTCTTTTATCTCCACCCACGCCTCCACCCACCCGGCTGGGCCAAAGAGCACAGCTGCACCCTCAGGCCTCCTTCAG acCTGTTGGCACTACGGACTGAGGAGGAGTGGGAGGAGGTGAGACAGAGGATCAGTGAACTGCCTCAGGATGAAGCTCTGACTGCAGAGTTCACAAAG gATCAGCCTGCCATTTCTGCTCATTGTTTCAAGGAAGGGATGAAACTGGAGGCTGTTGACCCTGCTGCTCCTATTTCCATCAGACCCGCCACTGTCACCAAG GTGTTCAGTGAGCAGTATTTCCTGGTGACCATGGACGACCTTTGTGGTATTGAGGAGTCAGAAGGTGCTGGTCGTTCTTTCCTGTGTCACAGAGACAGTCTAGGGATCTTCCCTGCTCAGTGGAGCCTGAAAAATGGGCTCCCCCTCAGCCCCCCACCAG GATACCAGGGTCCTGACTTTGACTGGGCAGATTACCTGAAACAGTGTGAGGCCGAGGCGGCTCCTCAGCATTGCTTCCCAACT GAGCAGTGTGACCACAGCTTTAAAGAGGCCATGAAACTTGAGGCCGTCAACCCGCTGTCACCTGAGCACATTCACGTGGCTACAGTCACCAGGGTCAAAGGGCAATACATTTGGCTCAGCCTGGAAG GTCTGAAACAGCCCATGCCAGAGCTGATAGTTCATGTGGACTCCCTCGACATCTTCCCCGTCAGCTGGTGTGAAACAAACGGCTATCCACTCGTCTACCCCATCAAGCCCTCAG ttgagaaagagaggaagattGCTGTGGTGCAGCCAGAGAAACA CAGAACTCCACCCAAGTCTTCATCACCCGACACTGTCAGGCAGCAGATGGCAAACCAGTCAGAGACAG GGCAGGGCAACGGGAAGTACTGCTGTCCCAAGATCTACTTCAACCATCGTTGTTTCTCAGGGCCTTATCTTAACAAGGGACGCATCGCTGAGCTGCCTCAGTTTATTGGCCCTGGAAACTGTGTCCTTGTACTCAAAGAG gttttaacTCTGCTGATAAACTCGGCATACAAGCCCAGTCGTGTGCTGAGGGAGCTGCAGCTGGACCAGGAGAGCCGCTGGCAAGGCCATGGAGAGACACTCAAAGCCAA GTACAAGGGGAAGAGTTACCGAGCCACTGTGGAAATTGTTCGAACTGCAGACCGTGTGGCAGACTTCTGTAGGAAAACCTGCATTAAGCTAGAGTGCTGCCCAAACCTGTTTGGACCTCGCATGGTTCTGGAGCGCTGCTCGGAGAACTGCTCTGTGCTCACCAAGACCAAATACA GAGGCCATTCCAATCTGGAGGGTGGAGTGAAGAGAAGAGggcggaggaggaagaggaggaagcagcTCTTTGTCCATAAGAAGAGACGCTCTTCAGCCTCTGTGGACAACACACCTGCTGGGTCTCCACAG GGcagtggagaagaagaagatttaGATGAAGATGACTCCTTGAGTGAAGATTCTGGCTCTGAGTTGCAAGACGACCTACAGGATGATTCTGAACAGTCGGTCAGTAAATCTCAGCCCACCACTCCGTCCCCTTCCCCACCGGCAACACCCAGGCCGACACGTAGGCGACGGAAACCGCGTTCACCCTCATTCTCTGACGATGAAAACCGCCCACCGTCACCAAAG acGTCAAAGGCTGAGCCTCCTCAGAAGTTGTGTTTGGACACCAGCCCCCTGGAGTGGAGCGTTACTGATGTGGTTCGCTTCATCAGGACCACTGACTGTGCACCTCTTGCAAGGATTTTCTTGGATCAG gagaTTGATGGACAGGCGCTACTGCTGCTGAACCTCCCAACAGTGCAGGAGTGCATGGACCTGAAGCTGGGACCGGCCATCAAGCTGTGCCACCACATCGAAAGGGTCAAGCTGGCATTTTATCAACAGTTTGCCACGTAG
- the sfmbt1 gene encoding scm-like with four MBT domains protein 1 isoform X2 — protein MSQETLESDGDSAQDVPDFNWDDYLEETGAVSVPHHSFKHVDQGLQTGLTPGMKLEVCVRSEADNPYWVANIITTCGQLLLLRYEGYQDDRRADFWCDIMTADLHTLGWSRQHGKSMRPPEGVREKHQDWEALLEKALAEECSVPANLLELPQRGRDPVELLCAGCHVELQDSVDPGLAWAAEVEENVGGRLKLRLVGTEGLPDTPATLWLFYLHPRLHPPGWAKEHSCTLRPPSDLLALRTEEEWEEVRQRISELPQDEALTAEFTKDQPAISAHCFKEGMKLEAVDPAAPISIRPATVTKVFSEQYFLVTMDDLCGIEESEGAGRSFLCHRDSLGIFPAQWSLKNGLPLSPPPGYQGPDFDWADYLKQCEAEAAPQHCFPTEQCDHSFKEAMKLEAVNPLSPEHIHVATVTRVKGQYIWLSLEGLKQPMPELIVHVDSLDIFPVSWCETNGYPLVYPIKPSVEKERKIAVVQPEKQTPPKSSSPDTVRQQMANQSETGQGNGKYCCPKIYFNHRCFSGPYLNKGRIAELPQFIGPGNCVLVLKEVLTLLINSAYKPSRVLRELQLDQESRWQGHGETLKAKYKGKSYRATVEIVRTADRVADFCRKTCIKLECCPNLFGPRMVLERCSENCSVLTKTKYTYYYGKKKSKRVGRPPGGHSNLEGGVKRRGRRRKRRKQLFVHKKRRSSASVDNTPAGSPQGSGEEEDLDEDDSLSEDSGSELQDDLQDDSEQSVSKSQPTTPSPSPPATPRPTRRRRKPRSPSFSDDENRPPSPKTSKAEPPQKLCLDTSPLEWSVTDVVRFIRTTDCAPLARIFLDQEIDGQALLLLNLPTVQECMDLKLGPAIKLCHHIERVKLAFYQQFAT, from the exons ATGAGCCAGGAGACGCTGGAGTCTG ATGGAGACTCTGCTCAGGATGTACCTGACTTTAACTGGGACGATTACTTGGAGGAGACCGGAGCTGTTTCTGTGCCCCACCACAGCTTCAAACAT GTGGACCAGGGCCTGCAGACGGGACTGACTCCTGGCATGAAGCTGGAGGTCTGTGTGCGCTCTGAGGCCGACAACCCGTACTGGGTGGCAAACATCATCACCACATGTGGTCAACTGCTGCTGCTACGCTACGAGGGATACCAGGACGACCGCCGTGCCGACTTCTGGTGTGACATCATGACAGCAGACCTTCACACTCTGGGCTGGAGCCGGCAGCACGGCAAGAGCATGAGGCCCCCTGAGG GTGTGCGTGAGAAGCATCAGGACTGGGAGGCTCTGCTGGAAAAGGCCTTGGCTGAGGAGTGCAGCGTGCCTGCCAACCTGCTGGAATTG CCCCAGCGTGGTCGAGACCCAGTGGAGCTTCTGTGTGCCGGCTGCCATGTGGAGCTCCAGGACAGCGTTGACCCGGGGCTGGCCTGGGCTGCTGAGGTGGAGGAGAACGTCGGAGGAAGGCTGAAGCTCCGCCTCGTAGGCACCGAGGGCCTCCCAGACACACCCGCAACCCTCTGGCTCTTTTATCTCCACCCACGCCTCCACCCACCCGGCTGGGCCAAAGAGCACAGCTGCACCCTCAGGCCTCCTTCAG acCTGTTGGCACTACGGACTGAGGAGGAGTGGGAGGAGGTGAGACAGAGGATCAGTGAACTGCCTCAGGATGAAGCTCTGACTGCAGAGTTCACAAAG gATCAGCCTGCCATTTCTGCTCATTGTTTCAAGGAAGGGATGAAACTGGAGGCTGTTGACCCTGCTGCTCCTATTTCCATCAGACCCGCCACTGTCACCAAG GTGTTCAGTGAGCAGTATTTCCTGGTGACCATGGACGACCTTTGTGGTATTGAGGAGTCAGAAGGTGCTGGTCGTTCTTTCCTGTGTCACAGAGACAGTCTAGGGATCTTCCCTGCTCAGTGGAGCCTGAAAAATGGGCTCCCCCTCAGCCCCCCACCAG GATACCAGGGTCCTGACTTTGACTGGGCAGATTACCTGAAACAGTGTGAGGCCGAGGCGGCTCCTCAGCATTGCTTCCCAACT GAGCAGTGTGACCACAGCTTTAAAGAGGCCATGAAACTTGAGGCCGTCAACCCGCTGTCACCTGAGCACATTCACGTGGCTACAGTCACCAGGGTCAAAGGGCAATACATTTGGCTCAGCCTGGAAG GTCTGAAACAGCCCATGCCAGAGCTGATAGTTCATGTGGACTCCCTCGACATCTTCCCCGTCAGCTGGTGTGAAACAAACGGCTATCCACTCGTCTACCCCATCAAGCCCTCAG ttgagaaagagaggaagattGCTGTGGTGCAGCCAGAGAAACA AACTCCACCCAAGTCTTCATCACCCGACACTGTCAGGCAGCAGATGGCAAACCAGTCAGAGACAG GGCAGGGCAACGGGAAGTACTGCTGTCCCAAGATCTACTTCAACCATCGTTGTTTCTCAGGGCCTTATCTTAACAAGGGACGCATCGCTGAGCTGCCTCAGTTTATTGGCCCTGGAAACTGTGTCCTTGTACTCAAAGAG gttttaacTCTGCTGATAAACTCGGCATACAAGCCCAGTCGTGTGCTGAGGGAGCTGCAGCTGGACCAGGAGAGCCGCTGGCAAGGCCATGGAGAGACACTCAAAGCCAA GTACAAGGGGAAGAGTTACCGAGCCACTGTGGAAATTGTTCGAACTGCAGACCGTGTGGCAGACTTCTGTAGGAAAACCTGCATTAAGCTAGAGTGCTGCCCAAACCTGTTTGGACCTCGCATGGTTCTGGAGCGCTGCTCGGAGAACTGCTCTGTGCTCACCAAGACCAAATACA CATATTACTATGGAAAGAAGAAGAGTAAACGTGTCGGCCGTCCACCAGGAGGCCATTCCAATCTGGAGGGTGGAGTGAAGAGAAGAGggcggaggaggaagaggaggaagcagcTCTTTGTCCATAAGAAGAGACGCTCTTCAGCCTCTGTGGACAACACACCTGCTGGGTCTCCACAG GGcagtggagaagaagaagatttaGATGAAGATGACTCCTTGAGTGAAGATTCTGGCTCTGAGTTGCAAGACGACCTACAGGATGATTCTGAACAGTCGGTCAGTAAATCTCAGCCCACCACTCCGTCCCCTTCCCCACCGGCAACACCCAGGCCGACACGTAGGCGACGGAAACCGCGTTCACCCTCATTCTCTGACGATGAAAACCGCCCACCGTCACCAAAG acGTCAAAGGCTGAGCCTCCTCAGAAGTTGTGTTTGGACACCAGCCCCCTGGAGTGGAGCGTTACTGATGTGGTTCGCTTCATCAGGACCACTGACTGTGCACCTCTTGCAAGGATTTTCTTGGATCAG gagaTTGATGGACAGGCGCTACTGCTGCTGAACCTCCCAACAGTGCAGGAGTGCATGGACCTGAAGCTGGGACCGGCCATCAAGCTGTGCCACCACATCGAAAGGGTCAAGCTGGCATTTTATCAACAGTTTGCCACGTAG